A single genomic interval of Roseomonas aeriglobus harbors:
- the murG gene encoding undecaprenyldiphospho-muramoylpentapeptide beta-N-acetylglucosaminyltransferase, whose amino-acid sequence MPKSRHYVLAAGGTGGHMVPAAALAAELTRRGHRVALVSDDRGVRFPDLFDGIQTHVLPAGRFAGGPVGWLKAGRKMLAGRAMARELYRNFKPAAVIGFGGYPAFPALLAAFAENIPTIIHEQNAVLGRVNRLVAGRVAGIATSYADVARLKSAYKAKTHLVGNPVRDAILEIRERPYPMLDEDGVFRVLVTGGSQGATILSQVVPDGLALLPVHFRRRLQVTHQARIEDIDAVRAKYAEHGIPAETATYLPDMPEHLAWTHLVIARAGASTIAELTAAGRPAILVPLPIATDDHQTANAREITKAGGARTIAQPAFTAAELAKQMQRLGLDTDGLANAATRARSCGRPHAARDLADLVESIDAQPARPPVVSPQRKEAFA is encoded by the coding sequence ATGCCCAAGTCTCGTCACTACGTCCTCGCCGCCGGCGGAACGGGCGGCCATATGGTGCCCGCCGCGGCGCTGGCGGCCGAACTGACCCGTCGGGGCCACCGCGTCGCGCTGGTCAGCGACGATCGCGGCGTGCGCTTTCCCGACCTGTTCGACGGTATCCAGACGCATGTGCTGCCGGCCGGCCGTTTCGCCGGCGGGCCGGTCGGTTGGTTGAAGGCGGGGCGCAAGATGCTCGCCGGCCGGGCGATGGCGCGTGAGCTATACCGGAACTTCAAACCCGCAGCGGTGATCGGCTTCGGCGGTTACCCTGCCTTCCCGGCGCTGCTGGCGGCGTTCGCGGAAAACATTCCGACGATCATTCACGAGCAGAACGCCGTGCTCGGCCGCGTCAACCGGCTGGTGGCGGGCAGGGTCGCCGGCATCGCGACCTCCTACGCCGACGTCGCGCGGCTGAAGTCGGCGTACAAGGCCAAGACTCACCTCGTCGGCAATCCCGTGCGCGACGCGATCCTCGAGATCCGCGAGCGGCCCTATCCGATGCTGGATGAAGACGGGGTGTTCCGCGTGCTCGTCACCGGCGGCAGCCAGGGGGCGACCATCCTCAGCCAGGTGGTACCCGATGGGCTTGCGCTGCTGCCCGTTCACTTCCGCCGCCGATTGCAGGTGACGCATCAGGCGCGGATCGAGGATATCGACGCTGTGCGGGCGAAATATGCCGAGCACGGCATCCCGGCCGAAACCGCGACCTATCTGCCCGACATGCCCGAGCATCTCGCGTGGACGCATCTGGTCATCGCGCGCGCAGGTGCATCGACCATTGCCGAACTGACCGCCGCCGGTCGTCCCGCAATTCTGGTCCCGCTGCCGATCGCGACCGACGACCACCAGACCGCCAACGCGCGCGAGATCACCAAAGCGGGCGGTGCGCGCACCATCGCCCAACCGGCCTTCACCGCAGCCGAACTCGCCAAGCAGATGCAGCGCCTGGGCCTCGACACCGACGGCCTGGCCAACGCCGCCACCCGCGCGCGCAGTTGTGGCCGCCCGCATGCGGCGCGCGATCTGGCCGATCTGGTGGAGAGCATCGATGCCCAGCCGGCACGGCCGCCGGTGGTGAGTCCCCAGCGCAAGGAGGCCTTCGCGTGA
- a CDS encoding penicillin-binding protein 2, protein MIVLVAPQSNDRRRETGRHSLVAVAHVRLMILMLLFAFANLAIIGKLGYLAISAEPATTRDAAAALVPLRGDIVDRNGAPLARTIDAWSIGIQPQNVIGDKMELAQRLAEVMPDQGADAYYRMLTSSSRFVYLKKRAMPELVSAVNALGNPGIIFAREPERLYPQSSLAAQAIGYVNADRQGVRGMERVLNERLTADASRAQPVALSIDARVQGALDSELTRAMVAYHAVGAAGVILDVHTGEVMAMSSLPTFNPNKVQSGDGGMNNMTQSRYELGSAFKPIAMAAAIDSGVVTDMSRRFDATQPLPIGRFHIKDDHAQKRWLNIPETLIYSSNIATARIADEIGRDRMEAMFRKMGFDTAPDIEIEKAKPLWPVNWGRATTMTTAYGHGIAVTPLHLASAYAALVNGGVWRPATMMKIDPGQAPAGRRVISEATSARMRQLLRLIVTDGTGKKGEAAGYRVGGKTGTAEKPGVGGYSKHVNVSTFAAAFPMDAPRYVVIVMLDSSQRVEANSFQTTAAYTAAPVVSRVISRTGSLLGVQPSLTRDVDLSDMKPLIWRAPADKHGEAE, encoded by the coding sequence TTGATCGTCCTGGTCGCGCCGCAGTCGAACGACCGCCGTCGCGAAACCGGCCGGCATTCGCTGGTCGCGGTGGCGCACGTCCGACTGATGATCCTGATGCTGTTGTTCGCCTTCGCGAACCTGGCGATCATCGGGAAGCTCGGTTACCTCGCCATCTCGGCGGAACCCGCGACGACGCGCGATGCGGCCGCTGCGCTGGTGCCACTGCGCGGCGACATCGTCGATCGCAACGGCGCGCCGCTCGCGCGCACGATCGATGCCTGGTCGATCGGCATCCAGCCGCAGAACGTCATCGGCGACAAGATGGAGCTGGCGCAGAGGCTGGCCGAGGTCATGCCGGATCAGGGTGCCGACGCCTATTACCGGATGCTCACGTCATCCTCGCGGTTCGTGTATTTGAAGAAGCGCGCGATGCCCGAACTGGTCAGCGCGGTGAATGCATTGGGCAACCCGGGCATCATCTTCGCGCGGGAGCCCGAGCGGCTCTATCCGCAGTCGAGCCTGGCGGCGCAGGCCATCGGCTATGTCAACGCCGACCGTCAGGGCGTGCGTGGCATGGAACGCGTGCTGAACGAGCGGCTGACTGCCGACGCCAGTCGCGCACAGCCGGTCGCGCTGTCGATCGACGCGCGCGTGCAGGGGGCGCTCGACAGTGAACTCACCCGCGCGATGGTCGCCTATCATGCCGTGGGCGCCGCCGGCGTCATCCTGGATGTGCACACCGGCGAAGTGATGGCGATGTCGTCGCTCCCGACCTTCAACCCGAACAAGGTCCAGTCGGGCGACGGCGGCATGAACAACATGACGCAGAGCCGCTATGAACTCGGTTCGGCGTTCAAGCCGATCGCGATGGCGGCGGCGATCGATTCGGGCGTGGTCACCGATATGTCGCGCCGCTTCGACGCGACCCAGCCGCTGCCGATCGGTCGCTTTCACATCAAGGACGACCACGCCCAGAAGCGCTGGCTGAACATTCCGGAGACGCTGATCTATTCGTCGAACATCGCGACCGCGCGCATCGCCGACGAAATCGGCCGCGATCGCATGGAGGCGATGTTCCGCAAGATGGGCTTCGACACCGCGCCCGATATCGAAATCGAGAAGGCCAAGCCGCTCTGGCCGGTCAACTGGGGACGCGCGACGACGATGACGACGGCCTATGGCCACGGCATCGCCGTCACGCCGCTGCACCTGGCGAGCGCCTATGCTGCGCTGGTCAACGGCGGCGTGTGGCGTCCCGCGACCATGATGAAGATCGACCCCGGCCAGGCCCCGGCCGGTCGACGCGTCATCAGCGAAGCGACCAGCGCGCGGATGCGCCAGTTGCTGCGCCTGATCGTCACCGATGGCACCGGCAAGAAGGGCGAGGCCGCGGGCTACCGCGTCGGCGGCAAGACCGGCACCGCGGAAAAGCCTGGCGTCGGCGGCTATTCGAAGCACGTCAACGTCTCGACCTTCGCTGCGGCTTTCCCGATGGACGCGCCGCGCTATGTGGTGATCGTGATGCTCGATTCGTCCCAGCGCGTTGAAGCGAATTCGTTCCAGACGACCGCGGCCTATACCGCCGCGCCGGTCGTCAGCCGTGTCATCAGCCGCACGGGCTCCCTGCTGGGCGTCCAGCCGAGCCTGACCCGCGACGTCGACCTGTCGGACATGAAGCCGCTGATCTGGCGCGCGCCCGCCGACAAGCACGGCGAGGCGGAGTGA
- the murD gene encoding UDP-N-acetylmuramoyl-L-alanine--D-glutamate ligase has protein sequence MLADPLTIDLTGFAGVVVSPGVPLNRHPIVAHAGDVPIIGDIELFAQARAELPPHKVVGITGTNGKSTTTALIAHICETAGLPTRLGGNIGLPILEQDPLPEGGVYVLELSSYQIDLTHSLDCDVAVLLNVTPDHLDRYDGFEGYAASKARLFAMQSTGHAAIIGIGDEASAAVAKQVARAGRAEDVAKIAPGVCMDQSRWPALQGPHNAQNALAAIAACEALGIDNAAIDRGLESFPGLPHRMERVATVNGVLYVNDSKATNPTSTAPALAAFDRIHWIVGGQAKTDDLDACRAGFGHVAHAYVIGEAAPLFARLLERDMPVSQSGTLEQAVRDAAANARAGETVLLSPACASFDQFKDYEDRGARFRVAVEALA, from the coding sequence GTGCTCGCCGACCCGCTGACCATCGACCTGACCGGCTTCGCCGGCGTCGTCGTGTCGCCGGGCGTGCCGCTCAACCGTCACCCGATCGTTGCCCACGCCGGTGACGTCCCGATCATCGGCGACATCGAACTCTTCGCTCAGGCGCGCGCCGAGCTGCCGCCGCACAAGGTCGTCGGCATCACCGGCACCAACGGCAAGTCGACCACCACCGCGCTGATCGCCCATATCTGCGAGACGGCGGGGCTGCCGACGCGGTTGGGTGGCAACATCGGGCTTCCGATCCTCGAACAAGACCCGCTGCCCGAGGGCGGGGTCTATGTCCTCGAACTGTCGAGCTATCAGATTGACCTGACGCACAGCCTCGACTGCGACGTCGCGGTGCTGCTGAACGTCACGCCCGACCACCTCGACCGCTACGATGGGTTCGAGGGCTATGCCGCGTCGAAGGCGCGGCTATTCGCGATGCAGTCGACCGGCCATGCCGCGATTATCGGTATCGGCGACGAGGCCTCCGCAGCGGTCGCCAAGCAGGTCGCGCGCGCCGGCCGCGCCGAAGACGTGGCCAAGATCGCGCCCGGCGTCTGCATGGATCAGTCGCGTTGGCCGGCGCTACAGGGCCCGCACAATGCGCAGAACGCGCTTGCCGCGATCGCCGCGTGCGAGGCGCTGGGCATCGACAATGCCGCGATCGACCGGGGTCTCGAGAGCTTTCCCGGCCTGCCACACCGGATGGAACGCGTCGCGACCGTTAACGGCGTACTCTACGTCAACGACAGCAAGGCGACCAACCCGACCTCGACCGCGCCCGCGCTGGCGGCGTTCGACCGCATCCACTGGATCGTCGGCGGGCAGGCCAAGACCGACGATCTCGACGCGTGCCGTGCAGGCTTTGGCCATGTCGCGCACGCCTATGTCATCGGTGAGGCGGCGCCTTTGTTCGCGCGGTTGCTCGAACGCGACATGCCGGTGTCCCAAAGTGGGACGCTTGAACAAGCCGTTCGCGATGCCGCGGCGAATGCGCGAGCGGGGGAGACGGTGCTGTTGTCCCCGGCCTGCGCCTCGTTCGACCAGTTCAAGGACTATGAAGACCGCGGCGCCCGTTTCCGTGTCGCTGTCGAGGCGCTAGCATGA
- a CDS encoding phospho-N-acetylmuramoyl-pentapeptide-transferase, giving the protein MLYWIAEQLGFPGVLNLVRYLSFRSGGAVATALLIGLLIGPKFIGWLRVRQGKGQPIRLDGPQTHLAKVGTPTMGGLLILTSLSLSVFLWMDLRNPYVWACLFVTLGFGMIGFLDDYDKVRKASTAGVSGRVRLLGEFVIAAAAAWVITRYNGTNLYVPFFSYFSVDLGPLYIVFAAFTIVAFGNAVNLTDGLDGLATMPVIIASVTFMIIVYLAGNARYAAYLGIPHVLGAGDLAIFCGAVIGGGLAFLWYNAPPAAVFMGDTGSLALGGALGTIAVTAHHEIVLGIVGGLFVVEAMSVIIQVFFYKRTGKRVFRMAPIHHHFEQLGWSEPTVVIRFWIISLVLALAGLSTLKLR; this is encoded by the coding sequence ATGCTCTACTGGATCGCCGAACAGCTCGGCTTTCCCGGGGTCTTGAACCTCGTCCGCTACCTGAGCTTTCGTTCGGGCGGGGCGGTGGCGACCGCGCTGCTGATCGGTTTGCTGATCGGGCCGAAGTTCATCGGCTGGCTGCGCGTCCGCCAGGGCAAGGGGCAGCCGATCCGCCTCGATGGGCCGCAGACCCATCTCGCGAAGGTCGGCACGCCGACGATGGGCGGGTTGCTCATCCTGACCTCGCTGTCGTTGAGCGTCTTCCTGTGGATGGACCTGCGCAACCCCTATGTGTGGGCCTGCCTGTTCGTGACGCTCGGCTTCGGGATGATCGGGTTCCTCGACGATTATGACAAGGTGCGCAAAGCGAGCACCGCGGGCGTCTCGGGCCGGGTCCGCCTGCTGGGCGAATTCGTGATTGCAGCGGCGGCCGCCTGGGTCATCACCCGCTACAACGGCACCAACCTGTACGTGCCCTTCTTCAGCTATTTCTCGGTCGACCTCGGGCCGCTCTACATTGTGTTCGCCGCCTTCACGATCGTCGCCTTCGGCAACGCGGTGAACCTGACCGACGGCCTGGATGGTCTGGCGACGATGCCGGTGATTATTGCCAGCGTGACCTTCATGATCATCGTCTATTTGGCAGGTAACGCACGCTACGCCGCGTATCTCGGGATTCCGCATGTTCTGGGCGCCGGCGATCTTGCCATCTTCTGCGGGGCGGTCATCGGCGGCGGGCTCGCCTTCCTCTGGTACAATGCGCCCCCGGCGGCGGTGTTCATGGGCGATACCGGCAGCCTCGCGCTCGGCGGCGCACTCGGCACCATCGCGGTGACGGCGCACCACGAGATCGTGCTGGGCATCGTCGGCGGGCTGTTCGTCGTCGAGGCGATGAGCGTCATCATTCAGGTGTTCTTCTACAAGCGCACCGGCAAACGCGTGTTCCGCATGGCGCCGATCCACCATCATTTCGAACAGCTCGGCTGGTCGGAGCCGACCGTCGTCATCCGCTTCTGGATCATCAGCCTCGTGCTGGCGCTGGCCGGCCTGTCGACGCTGAAGCTGCGGTGA
- a CDS encoding cell division protein FtsW encodes MTDMARSSSSKGFRSRVDERLGRGNRGPIAMWFWELDRVLLLLAFLLIAIGLIAVAAGSPATAQRYSGLNHQLAPMYYFWRQVMWVAVSIPVLLLFSMLPPVAARRFALGACVFFGLLLLVTPFVGVEVNGARRWIGAGIAQFQPSEFLKPVFIVTIAWMLSLRARDPSLPMVPVTFALTAVVGGALMLQPDFGQTIIFGSVWLILLMVAGVNPKIIGGMIGAGLVGIVAAYVFYDTARIRIDNFLFPDHGGPGADHYQTDMAHATITAGGLTGTGPGGGVVKFRLPEAHTDYVYSVVGEEFGLLACAVIAILFFAIVARVFVKLLDEEDAFRLLAAAGLASQFGVQATINMAVNTGLAPSKGMTLPFISYGGSSMIALSIGMGLLLAFTRRNPYLHRSPYIVR; translated from the coding sequence ATGACCGACATGGCGCGCTCCTCCTCTTCCAAGGGTTTTCGCAGTCGGGTCGACGAACGGCTCGGTCGCGGCAACCGCGGACCCATCGCGATGTGGTTCTGGGAACTCGACCGCGTCCTGCTGCTGCTCGCGTTCCTGCTGATCGCGATCGGCCTGATCGCGGTCGCCGCGGGCAGCCCGGCGACGGCACAGCGCTATTCGGGCCTCAACCATCAGCTGGCGCCGATGTATTATTTCTGGCGCCAGGTGATGTGGGTCGCGGTGTCGATCCCGGTCCTGCTGCTATTCTCCATGCTGCCCCCCGTCGCGGCGCGGCGATTCGCCTTGGGGGCCTGCGTCTTCTTCGGCCTGTTGCTGCTCGTCACCCCGTTCGTCGGCGTCGAAGTGAACGGCGCCCGGCGGTGGATCGGCGCGGGCATCGCCCAATTCCAGCCGTCGGAGTTCCTGAAGCCCGTCTTCATCGTCACCATCGCATGGATGCTGTCGTTGCGCGCACGCGACCCCAGCCTGCCGATGGTCCCGGTCACCTTCGCACTGACCGCGGTCGTCGGCGGCGCGCTGATGCTTCAGCCCGATTTCGGCCAGACGATCATCTTCGGCAGCGTGTGGCTGATCCTGCTGATGGTTGCCGGCGTGAACCCGAAGATCATCGGCGGCATGATCGGGGCTGGCTTGGTCGGCATCGTCGCGGCCTATGTGTTCTACGACACGGCGCGCATCCGCATCGACAACTTCCTGTTCCCCGACCACGGCGGGCCGGGCGCGGACCATTATCAGACCGACATGGCCCATGCGACGATCACCGCCGGCGGGCTGACCGGCACGGGGCCGGGCGGCGGGGTGGTGAAGTTCCGCCTGCCCGAAGCGCATACCGATTACGTCTATTCGGTGGTGGGGGAGGAATTCGGCCTGCTCGCCTGCGCGGTCATCGCTATCCTGTTCTTCGCCATCGTCGCGCGCGTGTTCGTGAAGCTGCTGGACGAGGAAGACGCTTTCCGCCTGCTCGCCGCCGCCGGTCTCGCGTCGCAGTTCGGCGTGCAGGCGACCATCAACATGGCGGTGAACACGGGGCTGGCGCCATCGAAGGGCATGACGCTGCCGTTCATCAGCTACGGCGGATCGTCGATGATCGCGCTGTCGATCGGCATGGGGTTGCTGCTCGCCTTTACCCGCCGGAACCCGTATCTGCACCGATCACCCTACATCGTTCGGTAA
- a CDS encoding UDP-N-acetylmuramoyl-L-alanyl-D-glutamate--2,6-diaminopimelate ligase encodes MKLGALTGDAEDATVTGFAIDHRKVARGTIFGAFEGARVNGEDFIPAAVAAGAIAVVARPGVTVEGAVHIAADNPRERFAQLAARFFAPFPQTTVAVTGTNGKTSTVELTRQLWRFAGYHAASIGTLGVTTADDRVTTGLTTPDVVTFLSNVAGLAREGVTHVAFEASSHGLTQYRTEGLPVRAAAFTNLSRDHLDYHGDMAAYFTAKLRLFAEVVADDGAVVVWADDPNSERVIDLARARGLKLLTVGEHGDTLRMIGREPTLLGQGLTIEAGGKTHTVMLPLIGAYQAANALTAAGLVIATGGDVAATIAALGRLQPVRGRLERAVITAGGAPVYVDYAHTPDALDAAIAALKPHVAGRLIVVFGAGGDRDTGKREPMGEAAARGADVVIVTDDNPRSEDPAAIRADVLKGVPGAIEIGDRRAAIAEAVRMAGPQDIVLVAGKGHEQGQIVGDLVLPFDDVQVAREVAA; translated from the coding sequence GTGAAGCTCGGGGCGCTCACCGGCGATGCCGAGGACGCGACCGTCACCGGTTTTGCGATCGACCACCGCAAGGTCGCGCGCGGCACCATCTTCGGCGCGTTCGAAGGCGCGCGGGTGAATGGCGAGGATTTCATCCCCGCCGCCGTCGCCGCCGGCGCGATCGCGGTTGTCGCGCGGCCGGGCGTGACGGTCGAGGGCGCGGTCCACATCGCCGCGGACAATCCGCGTGAGCGTTTCGCGCAACTAGCCGCGCGCTTCTTCGCCCCGTTCCCCCAGACGACCGTCGCGGTCACCGGCACCAACGGCAAGACCTCCACGGTCGAACTGACCCGCCAGCTGTGGCGCTTTGCCGGCTATCATGCGGCATCGATCGGGACGCTGGGGGTGACGACCGCCGATGATCGCGTGACGACCGGGCTGACCACGCCCGATGTCGTGACCTTCCTGTCGAACGTCGCCGGGCTCGCGCGCGAAGGCGTGACTCATGTCGCGTTCGAGGCGTCGAGCCACGGGCTCACCCAGTACCGCACCGAAGGTCTGCCGGTGCGCGCTGCCGCCTTCACCAATCTGAGCCGCGATCATCTCGATTATCACGGCGACATGGCGGCCTATTTCACTGCCAAGCTGCGATTGTTCGCCGAAGTCGTTGCCGACGACGGTGCGGTGGTGGTGTGGGCCGACGACCCGAATTCGGAGCGGGTGATCGACCTGGCCCGTGCGCGCGGTCTGAAATTGCTGACCGTCGGCGAACATGGCGACACGCTGCGGATGATCGGGCGCGAACCGACCCTGCTCGGGCAGGGGTTGACGATTGAGGCCGGTGGCAAGACGCACACGGTGATGCTGCCGTTGATCGGTGCCTACCAGGCCGCGAACGCGCTGACCGCGGCGGGCCTCGTCATCGCGACCGGCGGCGATGTGGCAGCGACGATCGCGGCGCTCGGCCGGCTGCAACCGGTGCGCGGGCGATTGGAGCGCGCGGTCATCACCGCCGGCGGCGCGCCGGTCTATGTCGATTATGCCCACACCCCCGACGCGCTCGATGCCGCGATCGCTGCGCTGAAACCGCATGTCGCGGGCCGGTTGATCGTCGTGTTCGGTGCCGGCGGCGATCGCGACACCGGCAAACGCGAACCGATGGGCGAGGCTGCGGCACGCGGCGCGGACGTCGTGATCGTGACCGACGACAACCCGCGCTCGGAAGATCCGGCCGCGATCCGAGCCGACGTGCTCAAGGGCGTGCCGGGTGCGATCGAGATCGGCGACCGCCGCGCGGCGATCGCGGAGGCAGTGCGGATGGCGGGGCCGCAGGATATCGTGCTGGTCGCAGGCAAGGGGCACGAGCAGGGCCAGATCGTCGGCGATCTCGTCCTGCCGTTCGATGATGTCCAGGTCGCGCGCGAGGTGGCGGCGTGA
- a CDS encoding UDP-N-acetylmuramoyl-tripeptide--D-alanyl-D-alanine ligase, which translates to MTPLWTSTEIAAATSGRANQDFGVTGVTFDSREVGPGDLFLALTGEATDGHRFLGGAFANGAAGAVTSEGVTYPAVRVDDTMAALEDLGRAARDRVDATIIGVTGSVGKTGTKEALAAALDRAMPGRVHWSVKSYNNHTGVPLSLARMPRETRFGVFEMGMNHAGELSVLTSMVRPHVAIVTAIAPAHTAFFSGEEAIADAKGEIFQGLQPGGTAIVPFDSPHRDRLLAAARPYAGRIVTFGSGAGADVRAVETMRVESGGTFVTARVHNRELSFTIAHPGVHWVSNALAVLAAVDAAGGDLGFAGLALADLAGLPGRGQRFLARVAGGEALVIDESYNANPSSMRATLAVIAQEDRRRIAVLGGMRELGDDSAAYHAALVGPIDEAGISHAILVGAEMLPLAQALEGRMDFVHVPDAAAARARLIDVLAPGDAVLIKGSNGIGLSAVVAALKTPAMAGTGD; encoded by the coding sequence ATGACTCCCCTCTGGACCTCCACCGAAATCGCCGCCGCTACCTCCGGCCGGGCGAACCAGGACTTCGGCGTCACCGGCGTCACCTTCGACTCGCGCGAAGTCGGCCCGGGCGACCTGTTCCTCGCGCTGACCGGAGAGGCGACCGACGGCCACCGCTTCCTGGGCGGCGCCTTCGCCAACGGTGCGGCCGGCGCGGTAACCAGCGAGGGCGTGACCTATCCCGCGGTGCGGGTCGATGACACGATGGCGGCACTGGAGGATCTGGGCCGCGCCGCACGCGACCGGGTCGACGCGACCATCATCGGCGTCACCGGATCGGTCGGCAAGACCGGCACGAAGGAAGCGCTGGCCGCCGCCCTTGACCGCGCGATGCCGGGCCGGGTCCACTGGTCGGTCAAGAGCTACAACAACCATACCGGTGTGCCGCTGTCGCTCGCCCGCATGCCGCGCGAGACCAGGTTCGGCGTGTTCGAAATGGGCATGAACCACGCGGGCGAGCTGTCGGTCCTGACCAGCATGGTTCGTCCGCACGTCGCCATCGTGACCGCCATTGCACCGGCGCACACCGCCTTCTTCTCGGGCGAGGAAGCGATTGCGGACGCGAAGGGCGAGATCTTCCAAGGCCTGCAACCCGGCGGCACCGCGATCGTGCCGTTCGACAGCCCGCACCGCGATCGGCTGCTGGCGGCGGCGCGGCCCTATGCCGGCAGGATCGTCACCTTTGGCAGCGGGGCGGGCGCCGATGTCCGCGCCGTGGAGACGATGCGCGTCGAAAGTGGCGGAACCTTCGTCACGGCGCGCGTCCATAATCGCGAGCTGAGCTTCACCATCGCCCATCCCGGCGTGCATTGGGTGTCGAATGCGCTGGCCGTGCTCGCCGCGGTCGATGCGGCGGGCGGCGACCTGGGCTTCGCCGGCCTGGCGCTTGCCGACTTGGCCGGCTTGCCCGGGCGCGGGCAGCGCTTCCTCGCGCGGGTGGCCGGTGGCGAGGCGCTGGTGATCGACGAGAGCTACAATGCCAATCCCAGTTCGATGCGCGCGACGCTGGCGGTCATCGCCCAGGAGGATCGCCGCCGCATCGCCGTGCTCGGCGGCATGCGGGAACTGGGCGACGACAGCGCCGCCTATCATGCCGCACTTGTCGGACCTATCGACGAAGCGGGTATTTCCCACGCCATATTGGTGGGTGCGGAGATGCTGCCGCTGGCGCAAGCGCTTGAGGGGCGGATGGATTTCGTCCATGTGCCCGATGCCGCAGCGGCAAGGGCGCGTCTGATCGACGTGCTCGCGCCGGGGGACGCGGTGCTCATCAAGGGTTCGAACGGGATCGGGTTGTCGGCGGTGGTCGCCGCGCTCAAGACCCCGGCAATGGCAGGGACGGGGGACTGA
- the rsmH gene encoding 16S rRNA (cytosine(1402)-N(4))-methyltransferase RsmH: MTAAAPHIPVLLDEVIDGLRPAPGEVHVDATFGAGGYTRAILATGAQVIAFDRDPDAVREGQGVVADAGGALTLIEAPFSSMAAELAARDVERVDGVTMDIGVSSMQLDRADRGFSFQADGPLDMRMSQSGESAADFVNTADEAAIADVLYLYGEEPKSRRVARAIVAARPITRTSELASVVRKALGHKPHDKKDPATRTFQAIRIHLNRELDELADGLRAAEALLRPGGRLAVVSFHSLEDRIVKRFLRERSGSTPAGSRHLPAVQAANAPTFEALSKAIRADEAELARNPRARSATLRVARRTSAAAWGR; this comes from the coding sequence ATGACCGCCGCCGCGCCGCATATCCCCGTCCTGCTCGACGAAGTGATCGACGGCCTGCGCCCCGCCCCGGGCGAAGTGCACGTCGACGCGACCTTCGGTGCGGGCGGTTACACCCGTGCGATCCTCGCGACCGGCGCGCAGGTCATCGCCTTCGATCGCGATCCCGACGCCGTACGCGAAGGGCAGGGGGTCGTCGCCGACGCCGGGGGCGCGCTGACGCTGATCGAGGCGCCCTTCTCGTCGATGGCCGCCGAACTCGCCGCGCGTGATGTCGAGCGTGTCGATGGCGTGACGATGGATATCGGCGTGTCGTCGATGCAGCTCGACCGCGCCGACCGCGGCTTCTCGTTCCAGGCCGACGGCCCGCTCGACATGCGGATGAGCCAGTCGGGCGAGAGTGCGGCCGACTTCGTCAATACCGCCGACGAAGCCGCGATCGCCGACGTGCTGTACCTTTACGGCGAGGAGCCCAAGTCGCGCCGCGTCGCCCGCGCGATCGTGGCTGCGCGCCCGATCACGCGGACCAGCGAGCTGGCGAGCGTCGTGCGCAAGGCGCTGGGTCACAAGCCGCATGACAAGAAGGATCCGGCGACCCGGACCTTCCAGGCGATCCGCATCCATCTGAACCGCGAGCTCGACGAACTGGCCGACGGGCTGCGTGCGGCCGAAGCGCTGCTGCGCCCCGGCGGGCGGCTCGCGGTGGTCAGCTTTCACAGTCTGGAGGACCGCATCGTGAAGCGGTTCCTGCGCGAGCGGTCGGGCAGCACGCCGGCCGGCTCGCGGCACCTGCCGGCGGTGCAGGCGGCGAACGCACCGACGTTCGAGGCGCTGTCGAAGGCGATCCGGGCGGACGAGGCCGAACTGGCGCGCAACCCGCGCGCCCGGTCGGCGACATTACGGGTGGCGCGGCGGACGTCCGCTGCGGCGTGGGGCAGATGA